GACTGCCTCGCCGGTCTCAATGGGCGCGCCGAGCTAGTTGGCCGGCGGCATCAACACGGTGTCGATCATGTAGACGGTGGCGTTGGCGGTCTTCACCCCGCCGCACACCAAGCCGGCGTCGTTGATCAACAGGTCGTCGCCGGAACCGGTCACGGTGACCGTTTCGCCCTGCACTGTGGTGTGGTCCCCGGCCACCTGATCGGGGGAAACCTGGCCGGGCACAACGTGATACGTCAGGATCGAGGTGAGCAGGTCGGAATCCGTCTTGAGTGTCTCCAGGGTGGCGGGGTCGATCTTGGCGAAGGCGTCGTCGGTGGGAGCGAAGACGGTGAACTCACCGCCGTCGAGGGTGGCGACGAGGTTCACGTCCGGGTTCAGCTGCCCCGACAGGGCCTGCGTCAGCGTCGTGAGCATCGGGTTGTGCGATGCGGCCACGGTGACCGGGTCCGCGGCCATGCCCTCGACCGAACCGGGTCCGGTCGGCACCTGCTCGGCGTACGCGGCGCAACCCTTGCCGACCAGCGCGCCCGCCGGCGCCGCCATCGTGGTCGAAGGCTCCGGTGCCATCGAGGAGGTCATCGACTCCGTCATGGAGGACACCGAAGAACTGGCGTCACTGCTGTCGGTGGACGACCCCGAACATGCAGACAACCCCAGCGCCGCCACCGCCGCGACTCCGGCGAATGCGATCCGATGGTGAGTGAGTTTCATCAGGCTCAACTTCCTTGTTGGCGGGCCGGCCGGTGCCGCACCCGTGTGCACCTACATCCGCTATTCGGTACCGCGTGCCGGATGGATGGGTTCGGATCGAAGTCGGGGCACAATGGGTGCGTGACGACTCCCGCCTCCCGCTGCCGCGTCCTGATCCTGGGCAGCACCGGATCGATCGGTACCCAGGCGCTGGAGGTCATCGCCGCCAACCCGGACCGTTTCGAACTGGTCGGGCTGGCCGCCGGCGGCGGCAACCCGGACCTGCTGGCCGCTCAGGCCGCCGAGACCGGGGTGACCAATGTCGCGGTCGCCGATCCGGACGCCGGCGTCGAGGCCCGTTACCGCGGCCCGGACGCGGCCACCCGCATCGTCGAGGAGACCGGGGCCGACGTGGTGCTCAACGCCCTCGTCGGGGCGCTCGGTCTCAAACCGACCCTGGCCGCCCTGCACAGCGGCGCCCGGCTCGCGCTGGCCAACAAGGAATCCCTGGTGGCCGGCGGTCCGCTGGTCCTCAAGGCGGCCGCGCCCGGCCAGATCGTGCCGGTGGACTCCGAGCATTCGGCGCTGGCGCAGTGCCTGCGCTCGGGCAGCCCCGACGAGGTGGCCCGGCTGGTGCTGACCGCCTCCGGCGGCCCGTTCCGCGGCTGGGCGGCCGCCGACCTGGAGTCGGTCACCCCGGAGCAGGCCGGCGCCCATCCCACCTGGTCGATGGGGCCGATGAACACCCTGAACTCGGCATCCCTGGTGAACAAGGGCCTGGAGCTCATCGAGACGCATCTGCTGTTCGGCATCGACTACGACCGCATCGACGTGGTGGTGCACCCGCAGTCCATCGTGCATTCGATGGTGACCTTCACCGATGGTTCCACCATCGCCCAGGCCAGCCCGCCCGATATGAAGCTGCCGATCGCACTGGCGCTGGGGTGGCCGGCGCGGGTGCCCGGGGCCGCGGCGGCGTGCGACTGGACGACGGCGTCGACCTGGACGTTCGAACCGCTCGACGATGCGGTCTTCCCGGCGGTGCAGCTGGCCCGGGCGGCCGGGCAGCGCGGGGGCAGCCTGACCGCGGTGTACAACGCCGCCAACGAGGAGGCCGCGGAGGCGTTCCTGCAGGGACGGATCCCCTTCCCTGCGATCGTGCGGACGGTGGCCGATGTGCTGCACGCCGCAGATCAGTGGGCCGCCGAACCCGCTAACGTGGAAGAGATACTCGAAGCGCAGGACTGGGCCCGTGACCGGGCCCGCAGCGCAGTCAGCCAGGAGGTAGCAGCAAGCCGATGATGTTGTACGTATTGGGCATCGCGGCGATGGCGCTGGGCATCCTGCTGTCGGTGGCGTGGCATGAGTGCGGTCACATGTGGGTGGCCCGCGCCACCGGTATGAAAGTGCGCCGTTACTTCGTGGGCTTCGGGCCCACGTTGTGGTCGACCAAGAAGGCCAACAAACTCGGGTACACCGAGTACGGCGTCAAGGCCATCCCGTTGGGCGGCTTCTGCGATATCGCGGGCATGACCACCCACGACGAGATCGCCCCCGAGGACGAGAAGTACGCGATGTACCGGCAGAAGGTGTGGAAGCGCGTCGCCGTGCTGTTCGCCGGGCCCGGGATGAACTTCGTGCTCGGGCTGGTCATCATCTACGGCATCGCCAACATCTGGGGCCTGCCCGATCTGAACCCCCCGACCACCGCGATCGTCGGTGAAACCTCTTGTGTCGCACCGCAGGTCGCCAAGAGCGGGGAGAACCCCTACGGCCCCTGCCCGCAGCCGGGTCCGGGTCCGGCCGCGTTGGCCGGAATCCAGAGCGGGGACACCATCGTCAAGGTCGGCGACACCGACGTGGCGACGTTCGCCGATATGGCCGCCGCCATCCGGGCGCTCGACGGCCCGGTCCAGGTGGTCTACGAACGCGACGGGCAGCGGCTGTCCACGGTGGTCGACGTCGCGCAGACCCAGCGCTTCACCTCCAAGGACGCCGAGACCCCCGAGACCGTCGGGGCGATCGGCGTCAGCGCCGCACTGCCGCCCGGCCCGACGCAGTACAACCCGCTGTCGGCGGTCCCGGCCACCGTCGCCTTCACCGGCGAGCTCTCGGTCAAGCTGGGGGAGGCGCTGCTCAAGATCCCGACCAAGGTCGGTGCGCTGGTGGAGTCGATCAGCGGCGGTGAACGCGATCCGGAGACGCCCATGAGCGTCGTCGGTGCGAGCCGGTTGGGCGGCGAGGCGATCGAGAACGACCTCTGGGTGCTGTTCTGGTTCCTGCTGGCGCAGTTGAACTTCGTGCTCGGCGCGATCAACCTGCTGCCCCTGCTGCCGTTCGACGGTGGGCACATCGCGGTCGCCACCTACGAGAAGCTCCGCAACATGTTCCGCAAGGCACGTGGGCTGCTGCCCGGTGCCCCGGTGGACTACATGAAGTTGATGCCCGCCACCTACGTCGTTCTCGCCGTGGTCGGCGTCTATATGTTGTTGACCGTCACCGCCGACGTGGTCAACCCCATCAGCCTTTTCCAATAGGAGACAAGCAATGACGAACATCGGGTTGGGCATTCCGGCACCGCCGCCGCCGGTCCTCGCGCCGCGCCGCAAGACCCGTCAGCTCAAGGTCGGCAATGTCGGGGTGGGCAGCGAATCGCCGATCTCGGTGCAATCGATGTGCACCACCAAGACGCACGACATCAATGCGACGCTGCAGCAGATCGCCGAGCTGACCGCGTCGGGCTGCGACATCGTGCGGGTGGCCTGCCCGCGCCAGGAGGACGCCGACGCGCTGCCGATCATCGCCAAGAAGGCCAATATCCCGGTCATCGCCGACATCCACTTCCAGCCCAAGTACATCTTCGCCGCCATCGATGCCGGTTGCGCGGCCGTGCGGGTGAACCCGGGCAACATCAAGGAGTTCGACGGCCGGGTCGAGGAGGTCGCGAAAGCGGCTGCGGCGGCGAACATCCCCATCCGGATCGGGGTCAACGCCGGCTCGCTGGACAAGCGGATGCTGGAGAAGTACGGCAAGGCCACCCCGGAGGCGCTGGTCGAGTCGGCGCTGTGGGAGGCCTCGCTGTTCGAGGAACACGGCTTCGGCGACATCAAGATCAGCGTGAAGCACAACGACCCGGTGGTGATGGTCGAGGCCTACGAGCAGCTGGCCGCGCAGTGCGATTACCCCCTGCACCTCGGCGTCACCGAGGCAGGGCCGGCCTTCCAGGGCACCATCAAGTCGGCGGTGGCGTTCGGCGCGCTGCTGAGCCGCGGCATCGGCGACACCATCCGGGTGTCGCTGTCCGCCCCGCCGGCCGAGGAGATCAAGGTCGGCAACCAGATCCTGGAATCGCTGAACCTGCGCCCGCGCGGCCTGGAGATCGTGTCCTGCCCGTCCTGCGGGCGCGCCCAGGTCGACGTGTACACGCTGGCCAACGAGGTGTCCGCAGGCCTGGAAGGGATGGACATCCCGTTGCGCGTGGCGGTGATGGGCTGCGTGGTGAACGGGCCCGGCGAGGCACGTGAGGCCGACCTGGGTGTGGCATCCGGTAACGGCAAGGGGCAGATCTTCGTCAAGGGCGAGGTCGTCAAGACGGTGCCCGAGGCGATGATCGTCGAGACGCTGATCGAGGAAGCGATGCGCATCGCGGCCGAATCCGAGGGCGCCGCCGGCGCCGGTGGAACTCCCTCCGGTCCGCCGGTTGTCACCGTAAGCTGAAACCTGGCCCTGTGAGCGGGCTCACCAGATCAGGTTTGCCAGAAAGAGTCCCGAATGTCGGCTCCACCACTGTCACGTGTCACCGGCGACCGACAGGTCTCGGTGGTCCGTGACCTCGGTCAGGTGCGGGCCGTCCTGGAAGCGGATGCGGTCGCGTCCTGCATGGTGGCCTGCCGGGTGCTGGAGTTCGGGGTCGACCCGAGCGCCATCGGCGGCGAGTTGTGGACACGGGGGACACCGGCGGACTCGCTGTGTTACGCCGGGGCCAATCTGATCCCCTTGCGCGGCACCGACGCCGACCTGATGGCGTTCGCCGACAAGGCGCTGCGCGCGCCGCGGCGGTGTTCCTCCCTGGTCGGCCGCGCCGAACTGGTGTTGCCGCTGTGGCAGCGGCTGGAATCGGGTTGGGGTGTGGCCCGTGACGTGCGGGCCGATCAGCCGTTGATGGCGTTGCACGCCCCCTCGCTCTGTACGGCCGACCCCGCGGTCCGGCCGGTGCGGATGGAGGAGCTCGACGCCTACCTGGTGGCGGCGATCGACATGTTCATCGGCGAGGTGGGCATCGACCCCCGGCTCGGCGACGGCGGCCGCAGCTACCGGCGCCGGGTGGCCGGTCTGATCGCGGCGGGCCGGGCGTGGGCGCGGTTCGAGCGCGGCGAGGTGGTCTTCAAGGCCGAGGTCGGATCGCAGTCGCCGACGGTCGGCCAGATCCAGGGCGTGTGGGTGCACCCGGCCTGGCGGGGCCGCGGCCTCGGGGCGGCCGGCACCGCCACGGTGTCGAATGCCGTGCTGCGCGGGGGCCGTATCGCCAGCCTCTATGTCAACGGATTCAACGAGGTGGCCCGCGCCACCTACACGAAGATCGGCTTCACCCAGGTGGGCACGTTTGCCACCGTCCTGTTGGACTGAGCCACTTCGCCATCTCGGCGGGATCACGGTTGCGTCTCGGTGCGCCTCCGACGCAACCCGCCGTCACACTCTTAACATCAGCCACAATGACATCGCTGGCATCGTTAACCTCAACAGCATCACGGACGTCGCGCACGCTGAGCGCGGCCGCGGTCTTCGCTGTCGTCGTGACCGTCGGTTCCCTCACCGCCTGTACCCCCAAGCCGGACGGGCCCGAACCCGTTGCCGCGCAGTTCTTCGAAGCGCTGGTGGACGGCGACACCGCCGCCGCCGCGCAGCTGTCCGACAAACCGGCCGAGGCGCAGGCGGCGCTCAACGAGGCCTGGGCCGGACTGCAGGCCGAACGGCTGGACACCCAGATCACCGGCTCCAAGTACACGCTGGACACCGGCACCGTGAAGTTCCGCTACACCTGGCACCTCCCGAAGGCCCGCACCTGGGCGTATGACGGCGAGCTGAACATGGTGCGCAACGAAGGCCAGTGGCAGGTGCGCTGGAGTGCCACCGGACTGCACCCGGGCCTGGGCACGAACCAGACCCTGGCCCTGCGCGCCGATCCGCCGGGGCGGGCCTCGGTCAACGAGCGCGGTGGCAGCAATGTGCTGGTGCCCGGCTACCGGTACCACTTCGCGCTGGACGCCAAGGCCGCCGGCGCGGAGCTGATGCCGACGGCGCGCGCGGTCGTCGACGCGCTGCGGCCCTTCGACGACACCCTCGATCCCCAGCGCCTGGCCGAGGAAACCAGCTCGCGGACCGGGCCGCGGAGCCTGATCACCCTGCGTAAGTCCGACTACGACAAGGTCTTTCCGGCGATCGGCACCCGGCCGGGCGTGGTGATCACCCCGCAGCCCGACATGCTGCCCACCGACGAGAAGTTCGCGCCGGCGATCGTGGCCGAGGTCAAGAAGACCGTCACCGAGGACCTGGTCGGCGAGCCCGGCTGGCGCATCGTCAGCGTCAACCAGAACGGCGTCGACGTCGCCGTGCTGAACGAAGAGCCGGGTACCCCCGCGCCCTCGGTGACCATCAGCCTGGACCGCGCCGTGCAGAACGCCGCGCAGGACGCGGTCGACATGGTCGGCAAGAAGGCGATGATCGTGGCGATCAAACCGTCGACCGGCGAGATCCTGGCCGTCGCGCAGAACGCCGCCGCCGACGCCGACGGGCCGACCGCCACCATGGGCCTCTACCCGCCGGGGTCGACGTTCAAGATCGTCACCGCCGCCGCGGCCCTGGAACGCGATCTGGCCACCCCCAACACGCTGCTGGGCTGCCCGGGCACGCTGGATATCGGGCACCGGACGGTGACCAACTACAACGCGTTCGACCTCGGCACGGTGCCGCTGTCGCGGGCCTTCGCGAACTCCTGCAACACCACTTTCGCCCAACTCGCGTCCACCATGCCGCCCCGCGGGTTGACCACCGCGGCGGCCCGCTACGGCCTCGGCCCGGACTTCATGGTCGACGGGATCCCGACGGTGACCGGCTCGGTGCCCCCCACGGTGGATCTGACCGAGCGCATCGAGGACGGTTTCGGTCAGGGCAAGGTGCTGGCCAGCCCGTTCGGGATGGCGCTGGTGGCCGCGACGGTGGCCGCCGGTAGGACCCCGGTGCCGCATCTGATCGAGGGCCGCCAGACCGAGGTGGACGGTGAGACCGGTGAGCCGCTGAGCCCGGAGATCATCGACGGCCTGCGTCCGATGATGCGGCTGGTGGTCACCAACGGCACCGCCAAGGAGCTCAACGGTCTCGGCGACGTCCGTGGGAAGACCGGCGAGGCCGAGTTCAACGGCGGTTCGCACGCCTGGTTCACCGGCTACCGCGGCGACATGGCCTTTGCGGCGCTCATCGTCGGCGGTGGCAGTTCGGAGTACGCGGTGCGGATGTGCCGCGACATGCTCAACGGGCTGCCCCCGGACTATCTGGCCTGACGGCCTGGTCCGATGGTGTGCCGTGCCACCTCGTAGCCTTATCGGTGGGAGGGCGACACATGAACGAGGATCCGGGAACCTGGCGTCTCGCCGATTCGGCGATTCCGCGCATCCCCGAGACGGGGATGCGGGTCTCCGACGCCGACCGCAACGGCACCCTGCGCCGGCTGCACAACGCGGTGGCCATGGGGCTGATCGACATCGGCGAGTTCGAGGAGCGCTCCGCCCTGGTGGGACAGGCGCGCCTGCATTCGGATCTCAACGCACTCGTCGACGATCTGCCCGGGCCGGGCGCGATCGTCACCTCGGCCGCCGACCGGGTCGAGCTGCGCGGTGTGCTGGGCTCGCTCAGACGTCAGGGGGAGTGGCTGGTGCCCACCCGGCTGGCCCTGACCCGGCGGATGGGGTCGGTGGATCTGGACCTGACCCGCGCCCGGTTCGCGGGTTCGATGGTGGTGGTGGAACTCGACCTGAAGTTCGGCGGCCTGGAACTGCGCCTGCCCGCCGGGGCGAGCGCGTCCATCGACGATGTCGAAGTGGTGGTCGGCAGTGCCCGTGACCATCGCGGCGATGCGCCCGCCGAGGGCAACCCGCACATCATCCTCACCGGCAAGGTGGTGTGCGGATCGGTGGATATCCGTGGGCCGCGCCGCAACTGGAAGCCGACGCTGCGCCGGTCGTCGTAGTTCGCGGGCTCAGCGCGGCTCGAGCACCGCGAAGGTGAGCGTCGACTTGGCGGCGAGCCGTCCGCGATCCACATCGAAGACGTCGACCTCGGTGACGATGAGCCGTTTGCCGGCCCGCACGACGGACGCCTCGGCGCGGGCCTTGCCCATGATCGGCGCCAGGAAGTGGATGTTCAGGTCGGCGGTGGTGACGTCATACCCGGCGCCGGTCGCCCGGCCGGCCAGCATCCCGGCCGCGATGTCGATCAGCGTGGCGACCAGGCCGCCCTGCAGCGCACCGCGGACGTTGGCGAGATCGGGCCGGTTCTCCATCTCCAGCACCAGCCGGTCGTCGGCCGACTCGACCTCCCGGTAGTCCAGCCGCGTCAGGATGTGCGTTTCACTCACCGCCGTACGGTAACACCATTACCGCATGTGGAGAGTTTCACTCTCGGACCGTCTCGACGTGACGATTAGGCTGTCCGGTATGCCTGTTCGCGCCCCACTTCGTTCCGGTGAGCTGTCCCCGACGCTGCCGGTGCCCAAGTCCATCCCGCGCCCGGAATACGCGTGGAAGCCGACCGCGGTCGAAGGCCACGAACCGTGGGTGCAGACCCCCGAGGTGATCGAGAAGATGCGGGTCGCGGGGCGGATCGCCGCCGGCGCGCTCGCCGAGGCCGGCAAGGCGGTCGCCCCCGGCGTGACCACCGACCACCTGGACCGGGTTGCCCACGAGTACATGCTCGACCACGGCGCCTACCCGTCCACCCTGGGCTACAAGGGCTTTCCCAAGTCCTGCTGCACCTCGCTGAACGAGGTGATCTGCCACGGTATCCCGGACTCCACGGTCATCGAGGACGGTGACATCGTCAACATCGACGTCACCGCCTACAAGGACGGTGTGCACGGCGACACCAATGCCACCTTCCTGGCCGGCGACGTCTCCGAGGAGCACCGGCTGCTGGTGGAGCGCACCCATGAGGCCACCATGCGGGCGATCAAGGCCGTCAAGCCCGGTCGGCAGCTCTCGATCGTGGGCCGGGTCATCGAGGCGTACGCGAACCGCTTCGGCTACAACGTGGTCCGGGATTTCACCGGCCACGGCATCGGCGAGACCTTCCACAACGGCCTGGTGGTGCTGCACTACGACCAGCCGGCGGTGCAGACCGTGCTGGAGCCGGGCATGACGTTCACCATCGAGCCGATGATCAACCTCGGTTCGCTGGACTACGAGATCTGGGACGACGGCTGGACGGTGGCCACCAAGGACCTCAAATGGACCGCCCAGTTCGAGCACACCCTGGTGGTGACCGAGGACGGTGCCGACATTCTGACGCTGGTGTGAGCGCACTGCTGATCGCCGGCACCACCTCCGATGCCGGCAAGTCCATGGTGGTCGCGGGGCTGTGCCGGCTCTTGGCGCGCAAGGGGATTCGGGTCGCGCCGTTCAAGGCGCAGAACATGAGCAACAACTCCGCGGTCACCGTCGAGGGCGGCGAGATCGGCCGGGCCCAGGCCATGCAGGCCCGGGCCGCCGGGCTGGCGCCCAGCGTGCGTTTCAACCCGGTGCTGCTCAAACCGGGCAGCGACCGGACCTCGCAACTCGTGGTGCGCGGGCAGGTCGCCGGCACCATGGCCGCCGGGGACTACCTGACCCGGCGTCGCCGGCTCGCCGAGGTCGTCAACGCCGACCTGGAGTCTCTGCGTGCCGAGTTCGACGTCGTCATCTGCGAGGGCGCCGGCTCGCCCGCGGAGATCAATCTGCGGGCCACCGACCTGGCCAATATGGGGCTGGCCCGCGCCGGTGGCCTGCCGGTCGTGGTCGTCGGTGACATCGACCGCGGCGGACTGCTGGCCCACCTGTTCGGGACCGTCGCCGTGCTCGAGCCGCAGGACCAGAAACTCATCAGCGGATTCCTGGTCAACAAGTTCCGCGGGGACCCGGCGCTGCTGGAGCCCGGACTGCGCCAACTGCAGGAGCTGTCCGGCCGGCCCACCTACGGCGTCATCCCGTACCTGGACGGTCTGTGGCTGGACACCGAGGACTCGCTGTCGGTGCAGGCCGGGCAGGCACTGGGGCGGCCGATCGAACCGCGCGGGGCGGATTGGCTGACGGTCGCCGCGGTGCGGTTGCCCCGCATCTCGAACTCCACCGACGTGGAGGCGCTGGCCTGCGAACCCGGGGTGGCGGTGCGCTGGGTCGCCGACGCGGCCGAGATCGCCGAGGCCGACGTGGTGGTGGTGCCCGGCAGCAAGGCGACGGTGTCCGACCTGGGCTGGCTGCGTGAACGCGGGCTGGCCGACGTGGTGCGCGCGCATGCCGCGGCGGGCCGGCCGGTGCTGGGCGTGTGCGGCGGATTCCAGATGCTGTGCCGGTCCATCGAGGACGTCGTCGAGTCGGGCTCCGGCCGGGTCGAGGGGCTCGGCCTGCTCGACGCCGACATCGTCTTCGAGCGGGAGAAGACGTTGCGGCACTGGGATACTCCGCTGCACGGCTATGAGATCCACCACGGTCAGGTGACCCGCAGCGCCGAGACCGACTGGCTCGGCGTGGGCCTCCGCCGGGGTGCGGTCTACGGCACGCACTGGCACGGTCTGCTCGACAACGACGAGGTCCGCCGCGGTTGGCTCACCGAGGCGGCCGCGGCGGCCGGCCGGTCCGGCTTCGAGGTGGCCGGCGACATCAGCGTCACCGCCCGCCGGGACGGCCAACTTGACCTGATGGCCGATGCGCTCACCGACCATGTCGACCTCGACGCGCTGCTCGGCCTGCTCGACGGGGTTCCGGCCCGCCCGGTGATCGGCACCTCGCTGGGTAGCGTGGGGACATGATGCGGACTCTGCCGGTGCTGCTCACCGCGCTGGTGGCGCTGACCGGCTGCACGAGTGTGGTCGAGGGCGCCGCGACCTGGCCGGGAGAACGCCTGGAGCGGGTCCTGCTGACCGCGGCGGACTTCCCGGCCGGGGTGCAGTTCGACCGCATCGTCGAGAATCCCGGCCGGCCCGACGGCGACGGCGCGCCGCCGGCCATGCTCTCCGACCCGCCGGGTTGCAGTGAGGGATTCACCAAGGTGATCACCGCGACGGCGGAGCGCGGACCGGGCAGTGCCGCCAAGTACACCGTCGGCTACGACGGTGCCCGGATGCTGATCACCGTGCTGAGCTGGCCGCTGGACACCGAGGCGCTGGAAGCCACCGCCCAGCGCTGCGCAAGCTTCTCGACCTTCTTCGATCGCGGTTCACCGGCCATCCCGATGACCACCACCCGACTGGACACCGAGCGCCCCGGCGCCCTGGTCTTCGAGCAGACCATGGAGCTGTCCGGCTCCCGCAGCAGCGTCTACTTCTCCTTCGAGAATGTGAACTCGATGGCGGTGTTCGCCGTCGCCTTTCCCACCCCGAACCCGGCGATCGGTGTCAAAGCCACGCTGCCGCAGACGTTTCTGGAGGCGACCGGTAAACAGGCGCAGCGTCTGGAGGCACCGTGACGACCGGTGCGCAAGACCGGGAAACGGCTGCGCCGAACCCGAGGATGTCCTAGCGTGACCCAGATGCCAGCCACCACCGTCACCGTGGACGGTTCCCCCTTCGCGGTCGAGGTCGCAGGCCCGGAGAACGCCGGCGTGGTGGTGCTGCTCGGCTCGGTCAAACAGGCACCCGCCGCCTACGACGCGGTGTGTCACCGACTGCACACCGCGACGCTGCGCACCATCGTCATCCCGCCGTCGCCAGAACTGGCGGCGCGTTCGGTGATCGGCATCATGGACGCCCTCGGCGTGCGCTGGGGAACCCTGGTCGGTGACCGGGTCGGGGCCGAACTCGCCTGGGAACTCGCGGCCAGCAGGCTGGACCGGTTCACCGGGCTGGTGGTGGTCGACCGCGGGCATCCGCGGGTCCCCGATGAGGCCGGGGCCATCCGCAATGAGACCTGCCCGCCGGTGGAGGTGGCCACCACCGCGCTGGTGAGCACCGCCTCGGCGGCGAAAGTCGTTCGCGCCAGCCAGCAATACGTCTTCGGAGACTTCCGGGTCGTGGAGTTGCTCGGCCGGCGCAACCCCGGTGAGTCCACGGCGCAGCTGGCCGCCGAGATCGTGATGCGCACCAGCACCTGGTGACTCCATTGGTCTGATGGCCTACCTTTAGAGGTGGCGCCGGTCACCGTCGACCCGCGTCGAGCCGACGAGGGGAACACGCCCGATGGTTGCAACCGGAATGCTGTCGCAGGCCACTCTGGAACAGCTCGTCGCGGCCCACGAGGTCGACACCGTCATCGTCGCGTTCCCCGACATGCAGGGCCGGCTCACCGGGAAGCGGGTCTCGGCGCGGCTGTTCGTCGAGGAGGTGGCCGCGCACGGCGCCGAATGCTGCAACTACCTGCTGGCCGTCGACGTCGACATGAACACCGTCGACGGCTACGCCATGTCGAGCTGGGAGACCGGCTATGGCGACATGGTGATGACCCCGGACTTCGGTACGCTGCGCCGGTTGCCGTGGCTGCCGGGTACCGCGCTGGTGATGGCCGACCTGTCCTTCACCGACGGCCGACCGGTGGCCGTCGCCCCGCGCAGCATCCTGCGCGCCCAGCTGGACCGGCTGGCGCAGCGCGGACTGACGGCGTTCGTCGGCACCGAGCTGGAATTCATGGTGTTCGACGACACCTACCGCGACGCGTGGCACGCCGGATACCGGGACCTGACACCGGCCAGCGATTACAACATCGACTACGCAATGCTGGCCTCCACCCGGATGGAGCCGCTGCTGCGCGACATCCGCCTCGGGATGGAAGGCGCCGGGATGTACTGCGAGGGCGTGAAGGGGGAATGCAACCTCGGGCAGCAGGAGATCGCGTTCCGCTACGACGAGGCCCTGACCACCTGCGACAACCACACCATCTACAAGAACGGCGCCAAGGAGATCGCCGATCAGCACGGCAAGTCGATCACCTTCATGGCGAAATTCGACGAGCACGAGGGCAACAGCTGCCACATCCACATATCGCTCCGTCATACGGACGGTTCGGCTGTCTTTGCCGATGACTCCGGCCCCGACGGCATGTCGGCGATGTTCCGCAGCTTCGTGGCGGGGCAACTCGCCACCCTGCGCGAGATGACGCTGTTCTACGCGCCGAACATCAACTCCTACAAGCGCTTCGCCGACGGGAGCTTCGCGCCGACCGCGGTGGCCTGGGGGATGGACAACCGGACCTGCGCGCTGCGGGTGGTCGGTCACGGCCACGGGATGCGGATGGAGTGCCGAGCGCCCGGCGGTGACGTGAACCAGTACCTGGCCGTCTCGGCGCTGATCGCCGGCGGGCTGCACGGCATCGACGCGGGCTTGGCGCTGGAGGACGCGTGCACCGGCAACGCGTACGCCGGCGGCGCGCAACGGTTACCGAACACCCTGGCCGATGCGGCCGCACTGTTCGAGGGCTCCGAGGTCGCCCGCGCCGCCTTCGGCGAGGAGATCGTCGCGCACTACCTGAACAATGCGCGGGTCGAACTGACCGCGTTCAACGCCGCGGTCACCGACTGGGAGAGGGTGCGCGGCTTTGAACGCCTCTGAGCCGGGAGACAGCCCGCCGGTCCTGGGGCTG
This region of Mycolicibacterium diernhoferi genomic DNA includes:
- a CDS encoding M50 family metallopeptidase; the protein is MLYVLGIAAMALGILLSVAWHECGHMWVARATGMKVRRYFVGFGPTLWSTKKANKLGYTEYGVKAIPLGGFCDIAGMTTHDEIAPEDEKYAMYRQKVWKRVAVLFAGPGMNFVLGLVIIYGIANIWGLPDLNPPTTAIVGETSCVAPQVAKSGENPYGPCPQPGPGPAALAGIQSGDTIVKVGDTDVATFADMAAAIRALDGPVQVVYERDGQRLSTVVDVAQTQRFTSKDAETPETVGAIGVSAALPPGPTQYNPLSAVPATVAFTGELSVKLGEALLKIPTKVGALVESISGGERDPETPMSVVGASRLGGEAIENDLWVLFWFLLAQLNFVLGAINLLPLLPFDGGHIAVATYEKLRNMFRKARGLLPGAPVDYMKLMPATYVVLAVVGVYMLLTVTADVVNPISLFQ
- a CDS encoding GNAT family N-acetyltransferase; protein product: MSAPPLSRVTGDRQVSVVRDLGQVRAVLEADAVASCMVACRVLEFGVDPSAIGGELWTRGTPADSLCYAGANLIPLRGTDADLMAFADKALRAPRRCSSLVGRAELVLPLWQRLESGWGVARDVRADQPLMALHAPSLCTADPAVRPVRMEELDAYLVAAIDMFIGEVGIDPRLGDGGRSYRRRVAGLIAAGRAWARFERGEVVFKAEVGSQSPTVGQIQGVWVHPAWRGRGLGAAGTATVSNAVLRGGRIASLYVNGFNEVARATYTKIGFTQVGTFATVLLD
- the dxr gene encoding 1-deoxy-D-xylulose-5-phosphate reductoisomerase — its product is MDGFGSKSGHNGCVTTPASRCRVLILGSTGSIGTQALEVIAANPDRFELVGLAAGGGNPDLLAAQAAETGVTNVAVADPDAGVEARYRGPDAATRIVEETGADVVLNALVGALGLKPTLAALHSGARLALANKESLVAGGPLVLKAAAPGQIVPVDSEHSALAQCLRSGSPDEVARLVLTASGGPFRGWAAADLESVTPEQAGAHPTWSMGPMNTLNSASLVNKGLELIETHLLFGIDYDRIDVVVHPQSIVHSMVTFTDGSTIAQASPPDMKLPIALALGWPARVPGAAAACDWTTASTWTFEPLDDAVFPAVQLARAAGQRGGSLTAVYNAANEEAAEAFLQGRIPFPAIVRTVADVLHAADQWAAEPANVEEILEAQDWARDRARSAVSQEVAASR
- a CDS encoding fasciclin domain-containing protein, with product MKLTHHRIAFAGVAAVAALGLSACSGSSTDSSDASSSVSSMTESMTSSMAPEPSTTMAAPAGALVGKGCAAYAEQVPTGPGSVEGMAADPVTVAASHNPMLTTLTQALSGQLNPDVNLVATLDGGEFTVFAPTDDAFAKIDPATLETLKTDSDLLTSILTYHVVPGQVSPDQVAGDHTTVQGETVTVTGSGDDLLINDAGLVCGGVKTANATVYMIDTVLMPPAN
- the ispG gene encoding flavodoxin-dependent (E)-4-hydroxy-3-methylbut-2-enyl-diphosphate synthase, producing MTNIGLGIPAPPPPVLAPRRKTRQLKVGNVGVGSESPISVQSMCTTKTHDINATLQQIAELTASGCDIVRVACPRQEDADALPIIAKKANIPVIADIHFQPKYIFAAIDAGCAAVRVNPGNIKEFDGRVEEVAKAAAAANIPIRIGVNAGSLDKRMLEKYGKATPEALVESALWEASLFEEHGFGDIKISVKHNDPVVMVEAYEQLAAQCDYPLHLGVTEAGPAFQGTIKSAVAFGALLSRGIGDTIRVSLSAPPAEEIKVGNQILESLNLRPRGLEIVSCPSCGRAQVDVYTLANEVSAGLEGMDIPLRVAVMGCVVNGPGEAREADLGVASGNGKGQIFVKGEVVKTVPEAMIVETLIEEAMRIAAESEGAAGAGGTPSGPPVVTVS